The genomic DNA ttttattagTGTTATGTTTTGACACGTTTTTTGTATTCAAACGTAAAATGTACGACTTGTCGGTAAATATCTTGGTCACAACAATTTCATAACCAGATTTAAAGGAATAGATTGAAATGTTGGGATATAACTTTGTGAAAAATAGCAAATAagcttaaggcctttacacaccggggagTGATGAATAAACACCAAGAAAATAGGAAATATTAATTTGCCTGCGAATATTCCGAttcaaaactattcataccgGCAGCGATGTGAATTTGTGACAGTTGCAGCACTTTTTCAATAACTATTTTGAATAGTTTCACGCAGGCAGAGGACCAACTACCAGAGAGAGACCCGGAGTAGCATCTGGTAGTCTGTCTGAGGTAAATTGTTGTCAAGCCTAAACTACCGTGAGCTATTTTGAGTTTCTTTTCAGCAAAGTGAGAGTGAATTTGACGCCGGTTAGCAGTTACTCAGTgcatatgtctagggcttttattgtgaaaggtaagaacgtaAGAGttgatctggtctgcgctgctgTATGTGTACGTTTTGAATATGTCCGTTCTGCAtaacatgattggttgatgcttttatttGCATTTGCATATCAGAAAAAATTATCTTGTTCCGGAAAAAAAGTTACTTTGCCGCCGCATAATATTCACGGTCTATGTGAAAGTATTCAcgataaaaacaacagttcaacGAATTAATCGCACGAAGAAAAACGCCCCCGATGTGTGAAAGCCTTTAGATGAGAAGCTCgacgagagtggtatcaatcttctcctctaactctcagaaagaaagcgaataagcgtatATTCCAGATTGTCAAACTATTACTTTAAAGTATTATCAGAAATATTTGTTAAAATACAAATGTATCAAATTCAAAAACCCCAGTATCAGTCAGGTTCTagtgtttttattgatttactCTTTTCACCTTTAACTCGTTGACGTCGgtaaatattcattcatatcGTGATCCTCCAGTTTCATAACTCTTAAACGAGTAGCAGAATCGTTTTGCACAGACGGCGACGGGCACAGTCAAGTCCATTTCTATCATGTAATGTTTCTAAATATTTGGAACGTACTTGAGCTCAAAACAAAAGTGCTCCCCCTCTCCAAATTGTACAGGCCACACCTTGTGTGTAAGGCAGTATTTAACCTTGATTTATGTAACGTTTTGTTTATGATCACTGTAAATAGTAACTTTATATATCGTTTGccgtttttgttctttttgtttcGGTCTCTTCTGtgtgataagaagtgaaagaggACTTGAACTATTTTTGCACTAAGCTCTGCGGGGGGGGGACGTGTGGAGCATTACGGCATGACCCTTTAATCTGAATCCGTGCAACGCGGTGGACAGTATTCAACCATTCCTGTGAAGCAAAGAAGTCAAACGTGCGGGACTCATGcgttttgttgttttgattttaCCCTGCAGATGTTTGAAAGGCGGATTTTGgtgccatttttatttatctgttaaaGAATTATGAAGTGAAAGTATTGATGAAGAAGTAATCTCAGatggatttgttttttctctttgccaattttttgttttgcaaaaagATCTTTGCTCAGCGGGCCCCTCACAAGTGTCAGTTTACAGGACAGGAGAGCTGAGGAGTGAAAGCGCGAGTGACCACGACGGAAGATACGATCGGTGTGCCGAACCATTCATTTAACGTCTTCCTCGGTCCTCACTCTTAAAAGAAAAATCTTAACACTCCACTAAAGAGTTCACTTCAGATCTCCTACTGTCCATACTTACAAATACCACAAGGGGCATGTTAACACTAAACAGCATGTTTTGATATAAAAGCTTGCCAAGAACgaaacattttgtacatttagTGGGATGTTCCCATGGCTAGAGAAAACACATAATCTAATAAGTCAACTGCTTGCAAGTTGGAGCCATTATTTGATACTGTGTATTTATATGAATGGAACATGCATGTTGTGTCCAGGTGTTATCAAAAAGCCTACGTATTCTGTTTACCTCCACTTTATGTTTTTAAGTCATTGTCAAAAAGGGGTTGATCCATTTTGTACTATTTCTTATGAGAAGCGAGTGTACTTCTCCAcgtataaaatatgaacaaataaatgCTGCATGCAGCCAGATACTATGAACGAaaagacttttttatttcatctcaACACAACAACTTGATGAATGTGGGGACAAACACGTGTATTTAAATGTGTCATTTAATTTGATTAGAGTGCTATTATTTGAGTAGTATTGACTTTATCTCACAATTACAGTGTAACAAAGATTAAACTtaaactgcaacagcatttaaagtaaattattttctttcaggaatagagtgctgcaggaatgagtcctaaaacctggaaatgagttagcattttagcacttcggttacctcgtctggaagtcaatgggtttttagttagaagcctgaaatacggtctgtggttaacacaagctgaagagattttaacgttttgttctacgatataaaatacgtcagtaaatatctcactcgtgaattttgaagcctttatgtcttgctaacaagtggctaaatgagacgacatcacgccgactcgtcctcctttacagcctcgttgtgtatactcgcgttcatgcgaccgttatatagtttgtttatagcctaacgttagcttttcaATTCTGgagattgcattcacgcttccaaaatcataaaagtggtgttcatttgtgaagattatcttgctgaacaaaacgtgtaagtatcataaacgtgtgttctccacagagcttattttctgcaataatctaaaGACCTAATGGaaaatctcattggctttttgtcgaggggaaacagggcgatgctaacttcctggttggcctaaaaaaatacgtcatccatggagcactctatagttcgacattttaggaaatgcacttattttctttctcgctgaattagatgagaagatgtcgtttagtagtctcatttagccacttgttagcaaccgccttttaaaaacatgtaaaagcttaaattcacgagtggggtatttactgacgtatcgtagaacaaaatgttacaatctgttaaacttgtgttaaccacagaccttatttcaggcatctgaccaaaaacccattgacttccagacgtgggaactcatttccaggttttaggactcattcctgcagcactccatTTGCCCTACTTTATGGAAGTGCCATACTAAATCACTGGACTGTCCCTTTAATGGTCAGAtcgatctcctcatctaactctcacCAAGAAAacgaataagcatatttcccaaaatgtcgaactgttcctttaagtgttgACATTTTTAACTGCAGCAGGTAAAATAAGTAATGTGACTTTAACTTTAAGGGTGACAGaataaaactacaatatttAGTGTCTTTAAACTTTGAGTGAATCTCTTTCTAAACTCCTTCGGTACCTCTGTCCGGACACCGCTGCCTCTTGACTTGCATCTTCTTCCACCTCTCTCTGGTCCAGCGGCCGTTGTTCTGCACCACTTCATGCAGCAGGTCCAAGGCGTACTCGTTGCCTGACAGCAGTGTCTCATCATCGGGCGAGACGCCACCAGAGGGAGCCTTTGAGCCGGTCTGTCTGCTCGTCACAACTCGCTTTGGCTCGTTCCTCTGTTCTGTCTTGTTGCTGCTCTTCTTGTGTGCAGGATTTTCTGCAGATTTCAGGTCCTGGTTCAGATTTTGGGTCCGTCTCACACTGGAAGGGTCCTGGAtcgtctcctcttccttctttaGCTGCTCCTCTGGCCTTGTGTCAGTGTGGGTAAGAGCCTCACTGAGAAAAGTGCTCTTGTCATTTGGGTTTGAGGTCTGAAACTTCATGTGAGCTACAGTCATTTTTAGGGGATCTTCAATTTGAATTTTCTCAATGTCATCTCCCTTTTGGTCCGAACCAGAGGGATGCTCCTCTTTCTTCACCTCATCTTGAAACTTTGGTGTCCAAACAGTGAAGAcatcagactcctcctcctcctccttcattttACATCTCGCCCGCCACTGAACTGCAGTCGAAGGCCAGGTGGAGATCCTCCCCAGAACTTTTCCCGTCTGTGATCTTTGACCTGAACCGTCAGTGGACTGTTTGTTGAAATCATCAGGGCTGGGTTTATTCTGGTTTGTACCGATGCTCAGATAAGGCACAGCGTCAGCGTTGACAGAAACATGGTGGGAGTTTTCGTCTAGATTTCTACCAACATCCGTCTCAACTCTTCCATCTACTTCAGTTTCATCTCCCAGTTTCTGCTCTCCTTCATCTCGATTTTCTGCCTGTTTTGACTGAGCCTCAGTCTCAGTTTGTAAAGTCACTTTATCTTTCACAGGGGCACAAAAAGGAGACATTAAGAGAATAGCATTAGCTGACTTAGCTCTGACTCCAGTGAAGGATCTCCTCCATCCCATCTCTGAGTCCCAGTGATTGTTCTCTGTTTTCTCCTCAGAGCGTCCTGGAGACGGAGCACGACTGGATCTGCCGTCCTCTTTCAACTCATTCCTCTTTTCTTCAGGCATCACGGTTTTGCTGTTGCGTTTCCTCCGACGCAGCACCGCCAGGAAACACGCCACGAACAGGAGCAAAGACAGAACCACTGTAGAGAAGCACATTGTTAGAGGAAACATACGTTTTTAAGCATCTTATAATGTTTTTCAGCACAGAAACATGCAAAACAAAGACTAAACATACCGATCACGACAACGAGCATGCAGACAATATTTGTATCCGACGATGGTCGTGATGTCACACAGGTTTCTGGAGGGAAAAACAGACACATTAAGCACAAATTATATAAAAGgttaaaacatcaaaagatgagAAGAACCAGACATACTGGTTGTTCCAGTGGGTGTAGATTCAGTAGATGTAgtagatgtagtagatgaaGTGCTGGGCAGGTCAGAGGGTTTAGGATGGACAGAGATCTGCGTCACTGATGGAGGTGATGTCACGTTAGCTgctaaaggaaaaaacaaacagacaaattaGAGAGATAGAAACCTGCTCAAGCTGCACAGTCttctaaatgtgttattttaataacagaaaatgtttttttaaaatgtattaatggctcattctaagataacaaaaacacgattgttattttcaggtgattaaacactaaagaaaacatccttattattttattccatttctgccaacagatcccccttaatgttacacactggtcctttaacatacagtcataatattaagagaagtAAGATGCAATTTTGGGGGAAAAGtaataaagaggaataaaaaatATTACTAAATATTTTGTATGAATTATTATGAAAAGAGGGATATATTACAACGAACAGTGGGCCACAGTGCAAATAACAAAAGAACACAGAAGAAATGATGCATGAGAATAAAAACTCTCTAAATGACCACATGGTGGTGCTAGCCACAAAAAAACTCATTTGTTTCTTACTTTCTAATACCATCCATCTGGTACTTTTTGCAATATCCTGCTTAGTAACAGACAATTAACCTCAATCATATGTATGTAATGAGTTGCAAATATTCTAGTTTAAGGGCCAcaggaaaaatgaaaaaagatttcaagaataaatatgaaatattttgagAAAGTAGATAGTTATTTTGAGAAGAGTCATAATAATCTGTGAATTTTATTACTCTGTCGTAGTGAAAAAGTGAGATTAGTCAGTTTTTGTGTGTCAAATGGGGGGGTGTGGATCACCTGAAGTTACAGGTTTCACAACAACGGGCACCTCGTTATCAGAGGTTTAatgattttaaaattaaatcacCATACAAGTTTTTTCTCTCAGGTTTTgtccctaataataataatatgtcatAATAGTCTAATTTATTGGTAAAGAAATTTAAATATGAACAAAACGTACCAGCGTTTAAAGTAGGCGTAGTGACCGGTGTGAGGATGTCAGAGGGTTTGGGTTGGACAGAGGTTTTTGTCTCTGATGGTGGTAGTGCTGAAGGTGTTGCTATAGAGAACAACACACATACTCAGcacaaatttaattaaaactCTGATGGTAACTACTTTATAAAACAGAAACTGGGATAAGAAGAACCACTGTACCAGTGAGTGAGGACATTAGTATGGGTGCATCTGTGGGTTTGGGTTGGACAGAGGTTTTTGTCTCTGAcggtggtcgtgctggaggtgTTGCTAGAGAGAACAACACAGATACTCAGcacaaatttaattaaaactCTGATGGTAactaattttaaaaaacagaaactgGGACAAGAAGAACCACATGTACTGTACCAGTGTGTGAGGACATTATTATGGGTGCATCAGTGGGTTTGGGTTGGACGGAGGTTTTTGATGTTGGTCGTGACGGAGGTGTTGTCACAACTTTTGCTTGAGGGAACAACAGAGATActaattttttttacagctagtgggttattgttgtgaaataaaccctgacaggttGATGCAAATAAGCACTAATAATATGTGTAAGGAGCAGCAAATATCCTGATTGTGATGGTGAAGAATTTCAAGTATCAAACAGAAACTGAGAAGATGTACCAGATGTGGATGCAGGGCCTGCTGTGAGGATGTCAGTGGGTTTGGGGCGGACGGTTTGCGTCCCTGACGGTGGTCTTGATGGAAGTGACGTCACGCACACCGACACGTTCCACACAGGTAGACCCCTCAGAGATGGAGGACTCTCACAGGTCGTCTCCATCTGTCGGTCCAGCAGAGATCTGCTTCGTAGATCTGAGAAGAGAAGCAGCTTTAGGTTTCTACAATGACTTATTCGTCTATATTTAACTATTTCACAAACCATTTAGGAAGTCGACAAAGTCCTCAACGCCACAGGAACAGTCCCAGGGGTTCCCATCTAGTCTGATCCGGGCGGATCTGAGAGACCTGAAGACTTGAGGCGAGACCCGAGTCATCCTGTTCCCAGACAAGTCCAACTCAGCCAAGATGGCGAGGGAGCTAAAACTATTTAGGGCAATACTTGTGATCCTGTTCTTACTCAGTCGGAGTGTTGTGAGATTATTGAGCCCGTTAAGCATGAACTCACTCAGAACTTCTATTTGGTTTTCTGTGACAATGAGCTCGCTGAGGACATCAGGCCGACCAAACCAGTTTGGGTTGATCTCTTTCAGCAAGTTCTGGTGTAAACTGAGATTTCTGAGGTTCTGGAAAGAACTGAAGGCCCCTTCAGCGATCCCTGTGACGCCGGCGTCTTCGATCCTGAGTCTGGTTACAGAGGCGAGGTTGTCGCTGCGTAACACGGTGGAGTTTATCTCCCCGACGTTCTTCAGAATCATCAACAGAGATGAATAACCAGGGCTGAAAGCTAAGAGCACAGTAGTTAGTCAACCGCAACACAACAGCAGTTTTAACATGAATCAGCTGCATTCAGTAAATTACAGAccccttttttaaaatacaCTTTATTGATTCTATTGGAGGAGAAAAAATGGCTACAGTAACAATGCAAatataaaactagaatggcactcggagagcgcatacctccgccaaggtgcctgactttaaaaacagatcacagctcacagctggcggtaccgtgaggtggtcggcttattatctgcggatgtctctctcattcagcaggcttgttatgtctgtataacgttacactacatTGTCTcgcatcccgtcatctaccgcttttttctttctcagcagctcccgcacctcgatgtctcgccacacatccacacacgtttctctctgctctcagaaggaggcagggtcacgcgtcatcaacgcaacatcagttacactgtgcatgcgtcataccctgtggtcttaatgctcaggcttatcggatttcttaaaaaaattcctgaatccggatcgccacccaaatctaatggattgttcattgtgctacacagcacccctctaaaaaattctattcaaatccatcacgaacTTTTGGATTACCTTTTGGTAAGGGCCTTGAAGGAGGTAATAAGTGCAATAAAGGTGTAGTGTGTCGGATCTGGCatcatctagcggtgaggttgcaggttgcaaccagctgaaatttctcccgtgtgccaagcgtgtaggagaactacggtggccgacaggAAAATGTGAAATGTCTGTTTCTAGAGCCTCTAGAGAATTTGttttgttcgttctgggctcCTGGAGAAACAGGAGCTTCacggccggctctgtgaagaggacctgctctgtATGTAACGAAGggaacgaaaacacaacaattcttattttcaggtgattatacactaaagccaaattcacactacatgactttcaaagtcgtcagatcgctgtactgttcacactacacaacttgctgtcatGTAATCGGGAGCCTTTGAGTCGTTGTGGATTTCACACTAGATGACTGACCGCCGACAAGAGGTCAcacaagatctttcaccgggaGGAATCCCGGATGTTTTTTTCACGAAAACGCACGCgagaaatacacggtaaatgacgCGATAACATATGCGAGACACTTTGctgatgtgttgttgttgttgttgttggcatacgttcacaaaatagcctgtttccacactcttcttttactatttattcctctaggtgcaacaacaactttgctccgtgttgcaaatgcaacacatacagtaagtgttACAGGCGACCtctcctcccccaggtttcccctcaactcGTGTCTCAAGcgctcattggctgtagcttgtGGCCAGAGTCCCCAACAGTTTTAGGGGAAAAGTAATATTGGAAGAAAAATATATTACCAAATATTTTGTATGAAACATTATGAAAAGAGGAATATATTACAACAAACAATGGGCCTTTTACTacattgtatgttttgtacaaAATTTGGTGAAGacatttttcgaacattttGCATAAAATATAGTGGAGAATTTGTTGAGTAAGAAATGGGCAGGGGCTATGCCAACAGAGTTGTCTTGAATGAaggaatacaaaataaaaaataaaacaaaatttggctcctccatgtcttttaaGACAtgcaatactgtatataacatacaatataaccagtgcaaataagtaaatagaaaatgttgagaagtgggatctattaagtgtgttaaatatcaTTGAcagaatagtataaataagaattaaatacaAGCTGTGATAAGAAAGACATCTACATCAGAGGACATTTTATTAAAGGCTAATATAAGTCCTCACCAGGTGGTATCTCGACACAGATCAAAATTTGTCCATCTCCGGTACAAGAACGGCACAAACGCACATTTAGCAGCATCAAAACGAGACCAGCAACAACTGTGGAGACACAGACGAATCAGATTAGAATATCTCATCATTTCCTACATGTTATATGAGCGTGGACGTGCACTTACCGTTCATGGTGACCGATCTGATCGACGCTTGGTGCATATCTGGGGTGACGAGTCAGGAGGTCTTGTGATGACCTGAACTAGCAGGTGTGAAAAAGGAAACACAGTTGCCATGGTAGAGCAGAGTTTGCCATGGTTATGAGCGCCGGCGTTGAGGCGCTGAAGCCGCTGTTCCAGTTGGGTGGTAGAGTGTGAGACAGTCAGCACCACCAGGGGAGGTCTGAAGACGCTTCGACTACTTAGACTGCTTAAATTATGAAACCCGGTGTCATGTTGGAGGACACATTTTGGTTTGCTTCTTTGCTTTGACAAGATCCGTGCAACCCTGTGACGTTAGTGTGAACTCATACATgggaagaaaaataaacatttcagtGAAAAGATGCAGCGCTGCCtctagggtgaccaggtgtcccactttacgagggactgctCAGCATTTGTATCCcttgtcccacatattgagacgatgtcccacgtTTTCATTTGCTGTCGTTTTAAAAGTCacaccactgcaggacagacgctttttaaaaatctggcttttatccaatggctgtgaagaaagcagggaaggccgTCATCACAGGGCTCAAACTGCGCACACGTgagtcaagtgcaggttaatgTCTCACCTTCTTTGCTACGCTACGCCCAACGGAGACAATTGcgagtcaccgcaaagtcacaatatacgcagatttaggcggaatatgatggaaactaccacaaagaaaaggaagagcagctacaacaaagactgtgacaCTACTTTATAGTATTTATAAGCTGGTGGAAGGCGATTCTTAGAggtttttgtgaaatttgccagttatttttcaatttcacacacgggaggaatacgacatgaagcgacacagttcatgtgagtctcacaagaaacgtgtggcccaaaaagagatgtgccgatctaCGGATGCATTCGGgtaaagcatagagatgttacaagataaggggcagaatagacgacctctcagccttggtaacgtgtcccacattgtccaacacaaacatactcttcgTCCCACATCTGGTTTGTTGAGATCCGATCACTCTAGTCGCCTCTTGTGaaagaaagtgaaaaacaaaaaaaacattgttggtGAGCTGTCGCGTAAAGATTTAAAAATCAGTGTGGTGCCTAAAACtaggaaaacaaaagaaacagtGGAGtctcacaaatggacaaaacaagccatgagaaaagaataaaaatgaaaaatgtgactTTTATTCACTTGAAAATGTATTCTGTTTCAGTGCTTCcattttttgaaaataaatagatgGCATGGGATCAAAGATAAAAATCAACAAGGATGAAATAGTACACTAGTGTAACAAAACAACGGTGACCAAATGCCAATACAATCTTTTAGTTAACATAGAAACACACTGGCATACAATTTAAGGATctgccacctcctcctcctcctccacccaaaaacaaatcaatatgcAGCAAATGAGAAATCAAGTATTCGGTTGTTTTTGGAGACAGCAGTAGTATCATATCAGCGGAGATCCTTTAGCTTTAAACGTCAGTATTAAATCTTAGCGTTTGGTTTAGTTTTAAACAATTTTACGCACAACAGCAGTGTTATCAATTAGTTCTTATGCCCATTCAAAAGGTAACAACAGACAGAAAGTAAAGTGCTCGTGCAACACTTCTGGTTGTTCTCGAGGCCAACAAACGGTTATTAAAAAAgcactttgatttttttctttaaaagacagagagaagagagagacgaCGTGGCAGTGTTCGTCAACACCTTGGAGGAATGTTCTTTAATGTTGGTACATAACTGAACCACAATCCCCCGTCCCCCGACACAGAAACCCCTTTTGTGAATATATCAAATACCGTCATTCGAAGCGGTTACAGAGCGGCACGAAAAACACCCTTCACAACAAGAGTGCGAGTGCCGCTCTCGTGGTTAAAGACGGGACGACAGGCCGACAAAAACACTCAGGGAgggaaaggagggagagaggggagttACATTGCATGAAAGAAGCCGTCGACAAGTGTTCATGAGTGCACCTTTATACAGGACAATTCAAGAGTGcccagtggagagagagaaaaacacaactaaGCTCTAAACATCAGAGAATTCCCGTTATGATGAAAACACATAACATCAGATCAGACTCTATACCACGTTGCTTTAATCATaataaaagtgagaaaaaaaagctgaaacaaaacaaaaaaaagcatcatttctgtaccaaaacatttcattcccCCTCCTGACACCCTCAAGAAAAAAGGATGTTTTGacaaataaaagtatttaaaatgaccgttaattttttttttttttgctatacaCATATCCAGTGCTACACGATCAGCGTCTAAGTTTAAAAAGCGGTTGAATAAATAGACGATAGTACCACGATGCGTGAAAGGCCAACAGATGTCTGAGGGGGAGACGCGACGAGCTCCCCCCCgtgacaaaaagaagaagacagtTCAGAGCAGCAGGTTTGTTTTGGAGATCCCTGGTGAGGCAAAATCGGCAATGCCAGCCTGATTCGACAGATTCGACAGTCCACGCAGGAAGAGATTGTTGTTTCGTTGGGACAGCAGAGCAGTCCGACAGTCCTAAAGGGGTTGTACAAAGGTCCCTTTGCTTCGGATTTTCTGAAAACAAGCGACATAAATGTCCCCCTCCTTTTTGTCCAAATTCGTCCGAAGGAGAAGGAAGGACTTTAGTGCTGCAGCTGAGCTCTCGACCATGACAGTGCTGAACTAATAAATACTTCATGTAAAAATGAACATCCACCACGtatgagagacggagagaaaataaaaaagaaatgccaCATGCTTTGTTCGTGGTCGTCGTAGAAAAAACCGAGCCGGACCAAAAGAAACCCGAACAGATCGCACTGAGATCACAGGGAGAAGAAGCTAATTCAGCCGGCATTCCTCTTTTTGTTGCAAGCACCAGCCGTCAGACCACCtgtgacaaacacacatacacacacatacctttTCCCTTGTTTGTGCCTGGGGGCACCTACAGAGGGCCACAGGTCCTTAAGTGCGACCTCTCCCCGAGCAGGTTTCCAGGCCGAGCATGGCGGTGAGCATCAATGCATTCAATTCAGGAAACAAGCAAGATGGCGATAAGATGATTCGGATGATAAAGAGGGTTTTAAAATCTGCTATTTTCCGCTTTTCTTTGGCATAGCACCTCTCTTGATCTGCCACAGGTGGTTGTGAATGGTCAGGGCGTCCACGCTGACTGACACAGTCTTGGCAGGGATGACGGTGAACTGCTTCCGGTCGGAGCTGTACTTGTACAGCTTGTCGATCATCTTCTTGGTGATGCTCTTGGGTCCCGTTCCCGTCAGCTTCTGTATCTCCTCCGTGTCGGGGAAGTAGGAGTAGAGCGCCCGGAACTGGCAGCCGCCGTCACGAAACAGGATCATCAGGTGGTTGGACTCGCACTTGTCCAACTCCTAGTGGGGACGGAGGTTAAACACAAGTCAGAAAACTGTTAATATGGCGCTGATGTATATTACACTGAGTTCGTCGGTCCATAGGTGCAAAGCTGCTGGTTCAAATCccagaaaagcagaaaaaaagagactTTTCCCCTAAAAAAAATGGAGAAACATCTTATATTCGAAGACATCTACATGTTCACAGATGCAGATATACTTTTGAAAAGAGTGACTACCTGCTCGTGTTGTGTATAACGTGGTGTTTTTAGTCTTGATGTAGTGTGTGCTGGAGTTAGTCAACCTCAAATGTGTCATGTTACAAGTTTTgacgttatttatttatttatatcgtAGCGTTTTTAACGGCAATTTCTAGTATCGATATACCGAGCAACACTAGTCTGGCGGAGCACTGACCTCTAGGATCTGGTTCTTCTGTGGCTCGTTGACTTTGCCAGCCAGACAGCAGTGAGCGATTGCATTATGGATGATTGGCTTGTTCGACTTGGCGCTGGGCTCCTTGAATAGTTTGGGACCTAAAGGAGAAAAGCCAGTTAGATCACACAAGTGTTACGTAACACATAACGAGACAGGAAATAATCAGACAGACGACTATAAATCCACTGCAGCTGACAAGTGTATGTCATGCGCCAGTCGCGTTGGCAGGTAGCCACCATCCAATTATTGTGTTCTGAAAATTATGACATCTGTCACAGTAAAAACTGACAAGCCTTTGTTGTGTACTAACATT from Sebastes fasciatus isolate fSebFas1 chromosome 6, fSebFas1.pri, whole genome shotgun sequence includes the following:
- the LOC141769702 gene encoding uncharacterized protein LOC141769702 isoform X1, with translation MHQASIRSVTMNVVAGLVLMLLNVRLCRSCTGDGQILICVEIPPAFSPGYSSLLMILKNVGEINSTVLRSDNLASVTRLRIEDAGVTGIAEGAFSSFQNLRNLSLHQNLLKEINPNWFGRPDVLSELIVTENQIEVLSEFMLNGLNNLTTLRLSKNRITSIALNSFSSLAILAELDLSGNRMTRVSPQVFRSLRSARIRLDGNPWDCSCGVEDFVDFLNDLRSRSLLDRQMETTCESPPSLRGLPVWNVSVCVTSLPSRPPSGTQTVRPKPTDILTAGPASTSAKVVTTPPSRPTSKTSVQPKPTDAPIIMSSHTATPSALPPSETKTSVQPKPSDILTPVTTPTLNAAANVTSPPSVTQISVHPKPSDLPSTSSTTSTTSTESTPTGTTKTCVTSRPSSDTNIVCMLVVVIVVLSLLLFVACFLAVLRRRKRNSKTVMPEEKRNELKEDGRSSRAPSPGRSEEKTENNHWDSEMGWRRSFTGVRAKSANAILLMSPFCAPVKDKVTLQTETEAQSKQAENRDEGEQKLGDETEVDGRVETDVGRNLDENSHHVSVNADAVPYLSIGTNQNKPSPDDFNKQSTDGSGQRSQTGKVLGRISTWPSTAVQWRARCKMKEEEEESDVFTVWTPKFQDEVKKEEHPSGSDQKGDDIEKIQIEDPLKMTVAHMKFQTSNPNDKSTFLSEALTHTDTRPEEQLKKEEETIQDPSSVRRTQNLNQDLKSAENPAHKKSSNKTEQRNEPKRVVTSRQTGSKAPSGGVSPDDETLLSGNEYALDLLHEVVQNNGRWTRERWKKMQVKRQRCPDRGTEGV
- the LOC141769702 gene encoding uncharacterized protein LOC141769702 isoform X2, with product MHQASIRSVTMNVVAGLVLMLLNVRLCRSCTGDGQILICVEIPPAFSPGYSSLLMILKNVGEINSTVLRSDNLASVTRLRIEDAGVTGIAEGAFSSFQNLRNLSLHQNLLKEINPNWFGRPDVLSELIVTENQIEVLSEFMLNGLNNLTTLRLSKNRITSIALNSFSSLAILAELDLSGNRMTRVSPQVFRSLRSARIRLDGNPWDCSCGVEDFVDFLNDLRSRSLLDRQMETTCESPPSLRGLPVWNVSVCVTSLPSRPPSGTQTVRPKPTDILTAGPASTSAKVVTTPPSRPTSKTSVQPKPTDAPIIMSSHTATPSALPPSETKTSVQPKPSDILTPVTTPTLNAANVTSPPSVTQISVHPKPSDLPSTSSTTSTTSTESTPTGTTKTCVTSRPSSDTNIVCMLVVVIVVLSLLLFVACFLAVLRRRKRNSKTVMPEEKRNELKEDGRSSRAPSPGRSEEKTENNHWDSEMGWRRSFTGVRAKSANAILLMSPFCAPVKDKVTLQTETEAQSKQAENRDEGEQKLGDETEVDGRVETDVGRNLDENSHHVSVNADAVPYLSIGTNQNKPSPDDFNKQSTDGSGQRSQTGKVLGRISTWPSTAVQWRARCKMKEEEEESDVFTVWTPKFQDEVKKEEHPSGSDQKGDDIEKIQIEDPLKMTVAHMKFQTSNPNDKSTFLSEALTHTDTRPEEQLKKEEETIQDPSSVRRTQNLNQDLKSAENPAHKKSSNKTEQRNEPKRVVTSRQTGSKAPSGGVSPDDETLLSGNEYALDLLHEVVQNNGRWTRERWKKMQVKRQRCPDRGTEGV